Proteins co-encoded in one Vibrio aquimaris genomic window:
- the purL gene encoding phosphoribosylformylglycinamidine synthase, whose product MRILRGSPALSEFRVNKLLELCREQDLPIIGVYAEFMHFADLTEDLNASELEKLEKLLTYGPTIEEHAPQGLLLLVTPRPSTISPWSSKSTDIANNCGLEKIKRLERGTAYYLQASSQLSDAQVSQVKAIIHDRMMEVVFTEFESAAALFTVAEPAPVADVDILSGGRTALEKANVSLGLALAEDEIDYLVENFTKLGRNPNDIELMMFAQANSEHCRHKIFNADWTIDGVEQPKSLFKMIKNTYETTPEHVLSAYKDNAAVMTGSKVGRFFPDPNSRQYTYHHEDAHILMKVETHNHPTAISPWPGASTGSGGEIRDEGATGIGGKPKAGLVGFTTSNLRIPGFEQPWETDFGKPDRIVNALDIMLEGPLGGAAFNNEFGRPNLLGYFRTYEEKVTSHAGEEVRGYHKPIMIAGGMGNIRDEHVQKKEIPVGASLIVLGGPAMNIGLGGGAASSMASGQSAEDLDFASVQRENPEMERRCQEVIDRCWQLGDKNPIAFIHDVGAGGISNALPELVDDGERGGKFQLRDVPNDEPGMSPLEIWCNESQERYVLAVAKEYMPVFEAICQRERAPYAVVGEATEERHLTLEDAHFDNTPIDMPMDILLGKPPKMHRDATTLKVDSPAIEREGIDLSQAIDRVLRLPAVAEKTFLITIGDRTVTGLVARDQMVGPWQVPVANCAVTAASYDTYHGEAMSMGERTPVALLDFAASARLAVGESLTNIAATDIGDIKHIKLSANWMSPAGHPGEDAGLYEAVKAVGEELCPALGLTIPVGKDSMSMKTQWQDKGEDKQVTSPLSLVITAFGRVEDVRKTVTPQLLTPATSEGLGETSLVLIDLGNGQNRLGATALAQVYKQLGDKPADVDNAEQLKGFFNAMQTLVRKDKLLAYHDKGDGGLVVTLAEMAFAGHCGVQVDVANIGNTSEQDVLATLFNEELGAVVQVSSDELDSVLSTLAAHGLENCTHVIGSVEASDKFVITSGDEVVLDRSRTELRTIWAETTHKMQALRDNPACADQEFAAKQDDNDPGLNVSLSFDVNQDIAAPYIATGARPKMAILREQGVNSHVEMAAAFDRAGFDATDIHMSDILTGQAALDEYHGLVACGGFSYGDVLGAGEGWAKSILFNDAAREQFEAFFTRENTFSLGVCNGCQMLSNLKSLIPGAELWPRFVRNESERFEARFSLVEVQKSDSVFFDGMAGSRMPIAVSHGEGRVEVSGSDHLAAIEQSGTVAVRYVDNFGKPTQQYPNNPNGSPNAITGLTTQDGRVTIMMPHPERVFRTVANSWAPEGWGENGAWMRMFQNARKNLG is encoded by the coding sequence ATGAGAATTTTGCGTGGCTCCCCAGCTCTTTCTGAGTTTCGTGTTAACAAACTACTCGAACTTTGCCGTGAACAAGACTTGCCTATTATAGGAGTTTACGCTGAGTTTATGCATTTTGCTGATCTAACTGAAGACCTAAACGCGTCTGAGCTTGAGAAACTTGAAAAGCTTTTGACTTATGGGCCAACGATAGAAGAGCATGCGCCTCAAGGTCTGTTACTTTTGGTTACTCCGCGCCCTAGTACCATCTCACCTTGGTCTTCTAAATCAACCGATATTGCCAATAACTGTGGCCTAGAAAAAATCAAACGCCTAGAGCGTGGTACGGCTTATTATCTGCAAGCATCAAGTCAGCTGTCTGACGCTCAAGTAAGCCAAGTCAAAGCCATTATTCACGACCGCATGATGGAAGTGGTGTTTACTGAATTTGAATCGGCTGCGGCACTATTTACAGTTGCAGAGCCTGCACCGGTTGCGGATGTGGATATTCTCTCGGGCGGACGCACGGCGCTTGAAAAAGCTAACGTGTCGCTTGGTTTGGCCCTAGCAGAAGATGAAATCGATTATTTGGTGGAAAACTTTACCAAGCTTGGCCGTAACCCCAATGATATCGAGCTTATGATGTTTGCTCAGGCAAACTCAGAGCACTGCCGTCACAAAATCTTTAATGCAGATTGGACGATTGATGGCGTTGAGCAGCCTAAGTCTCTGTTTAAGATGATTAAAAACACCTATGAGACAACGCCTGAGCACGTGCTATCAGCTTATAAAGATAATGCTGCGGTAATGACAGGCTCAAAAGTTGGCCGCTTCTTCCCTGATCCAAACTCGCGTCAATATACTTATCATCATGAAGATGCGCACATCTTGATGAAGGTTGAAACTCACAATCACCCAACTGCTATTTCTCCATGGCCAGGTGCATCGACAGGTTCTGGCGGTGAAATTCGCGATGAAGGCGCAACCGGAATTGGTGGCAAGCCTAAAGCGGGTTTAGTAGGTTTCACCACTTCTAACTTACGCATTCCAGGTTTTGAGCAGCCTTGGGAAACCGATTTCGGTAAGCCTGACCGCATTGTTAACGCGCTAGATATTATGCTTGAAGGCCCACTTGGCGGGGCTGCGTTTAACAATGAGTTCGGCCGTCCTAACCTACTAGGTTACTTTCGTACCTATGAAGAGAAAGTGACCTCACACGCTGGTGAAGAGGTACGTGGTTACCACAAGCCAATCATGATCGCTGGTGGTATGGGCAATATTCGCGATGAGCACGTACAGAAAAAAGAGATCCCAGTCGGCGCGAGCCTGATTGTGCTCGGCGGCCCTGCGATGAATATCGGTCTTGGCGGTGGCGCCGCGTCGTCAATGGCATCTGGTCAATCAGCGGAAGATTTAGACTTTGCTTCAGTGCAGCGTGAAAACCCAGAAATGGAGCGTCGCTGTCAGGAAGTGATCGACCGCTGCTGGCAGCTAGGTGATAAAAACCCTATTGCTTTTATTCACGATGTGGGTGCTGGCGGTATTTCGAATGCTTTGCCTGAGCTTGTTGACGATGGTGAGCGCGGCGGTAAATTCCAGCTGCGTGATGTGCCAAATGATGAGCCGGGAATGAGCCCGCTTGAGATCTGGTGTAATGAATCTCAAGAGCGTTACGTATTGGCAGTGGCGAAAGAATACATGCCTGTTTTTGAAGCCATTTGTCAGCGAGAGCGTGCGCCATACGCAGTGGTTGGTGAGGCGACAGAGGAGCGCCATCTGACTCTAGAAGATGCTCACTTTGATAACACGCCTATCGATATGCCAATGGACATCTTACTTGGCAAGCCACCTAAGATGCATCGTGATGCGACCACGCTTAAAGTCGATAGCCCTGCAATAGAGCGAGAAGGTATCGATCTTAGCCAAGCCATTGATCGCGTATTACGCCTTCCTGCGGTTGCTGAGAAAACCTTCCTCATCACCATAGGTGACCGCACGGTCACAGGTTTAGTTGCTCGCGACCAAATGGTTGGTCCTTGGCAGGTGCCTGTAGCAAACTGCGCAGTCACAGCGGCAAGTTATGACACCTACCACGGCGAAGCCATGTCAATGGGTGAGCGCACCCCCGTCGCTCTACTTGATTTTGCTGCTTCTGCTCGCTTAGCCGTGGGAGAGTCATTGACCAATATCGCTGCCACTGATATTGGCGATATTAAGCACATTAAACTCTCTGCTAACTGGATGTCGCCAGCGGGCCACCCAGGTGAAGATGCCGGCTTATATGAAGCGGTAAAAGCCGTCGGTGAAGAGCTTTGTCCGGCGCTTGGTTTGACCATTCCTGTTGGTAAAGACTCTATGTCGATGAAAACCCAGTGGCAGGATAAAGGTGAAGATAAACAAGTGACCTCACCGCTATCTTTGGTGATCACCGCCTTTGGCCGAGTAGAAGATGTGCGTAAAACCGTGACGCCGCAGCTGCTTACACCGGCGACCTCTGAAGGGCTAGGTGAAACGTCACTCGTACTTATCGATTTGGGTAACGGCCAAAACCGCCTTGGCGCGACCGCACTTGCGCAAGTTTACAAGCAATTGGGCGATAAGCCTGCCGATGTCGATAATGCAGAGCAGCTTAAAGGCTTCTTTAATGCGATGCAGACTTTGGTTCGCAAAGATAAACTGCTGGCTTACCATGATAAAGGCGATGGTGGCCTTGTCGTCACTCTGGCTGAAATGGCCTTTGCCGGTCATTGCGGCGTACAGGTTGATGTTGCAAATATTGGCAATACATCAGAGCAAGACGTCTTGGCGACCTTGTTTAACGAAGAGCTTGGCGCTGTAGTGCAAGTGAGCAGCGATGAGCTTGACTCGGTACTGTCTACTTTAGCGGCTCACGGCCTTGAAAATTGCACTCATGTAATTGGTAGCGTAGAGGCATCAGATAAGTTTGTGATTACATCCGGTGATGAGGTAGTTCTTGATCGATCTCGCACTGAACTTCGCACTATTTGGGCGGAAACTACGCATAAGATGCAAGCGCTACGAGACAACCCAGCCTGTGCTGACCAAGAGTTTGCAGCTAAGCAAGATGATAATGATCCTGGCTTGAATGTGTCGTTAAGCTTTGATGTTAACCAAGACATAGCCGCTCCTTACATTGCCACTGGCGCTCGGCCGAAAATGGCTATCTTGCGCGAGCAAGGGGTGAACTCCCATGTTGAAATGGCCGCAGCCTTTGATAGAGCTGGTTTTGACGCTACCGATATTCATATGAGCGACATCTTGACAGGTCAAGCAGCGCTGGATGAATACCACGGTCTTGTGGCGTGTGGTGGCTTCTCATACGGTGACGTATTAGGCGCAGGTGAAGGCTGGGCGAAGTCTATCTTGTTTAACGATGCGGCTCGCGAGCAATTTGAAGCCTTCTTTACTCGTGAAAATACTTTCTCACTTGGTGTATGTAATGGCTGTCAGATGTTGTCGAACCTTAAGAGTTTGATCCCGGGCGCAGAGCTGTGGCCAAGGTTTGTTCGCAATGAATCGGAGCGTTTTGAAGCGCGCTTTAGCTTAGTTGAAGTGCAAAAGTCTGATTCTGTTTTCTTTGACGGCATGGCAGGCTCTCGGATGCCAATCGCGGTTTCACACGGTGAAGGACGAGTGGAAGTTTCTGGTAGCGATCACCTTGCGGCGATCGAGCAATCAGGCACAGTAGCGGTTCGTTATGTCGACAATTTCGGCAAACCGACTCAGCAATACCCGAATAACCCCAATGGTTCGCCAAATGCCATTACAGGGTTAACCACTCAAGATGGCCGCGTCACTATCATGATGCCGCACCCAGAGCGAGTCTTCCGCACGGTGGCGAACTCATGGGCGCCAGAAGGTTGGGGTGAAAACGGCGCTTGGATGCGCATGTTCCAAAATGCGCGCAAAAATCTTGGCTAA
- a CDS encoding DUF4250 domain-containing protein, protein MSLENFETMDTFILLSMVNMKLRDEFGDLDSLVTFYDIDKTKLVEKLAKAGFEYLAEAKQFR, encoded by the coding sequence ATGAGCCTAGAAAATTTTGAGACCATGGATACCTTTATCCTACTTAGTATGGTGAACATGAAACTTCGCGATGAATTTGGCGACTTAGACAGCTTGGTGACATTCTATGATATTGATAAAACCAAGCTGGTGGAAAAGCTTGCCAAAGCGGGGTTTGAATATTTAGCCGAAGCCAAGCAGTTTCGCTAA
- a CDS encoding nuclear transport factor 2 family protein has product MDNQTIALNALQVLLTNPEFDVAEIEQYFAPSYRQTVNGLELGYDEFVAHVAKLKEDTKNRRVAILACAAEGEHVFTHHQVSADKADGDSVKFEILAHFTLFEGKIVRCQELTRMIQGQAQDEDLGSRH; this is encoded by the coding sequence ATGGACAATCAAACAATCGCTTTAAATGCGCTGCAAGTGCTGCTGACCAATCCAGAATTTGATGTAGCTGAAATTGAGCAATACTTTGCGCCCAGTTATCGACAAACCGTCAATGGTTTAGAATTAGGCTACGATGAATTTGTCGCGCATGTGGCTAAGCTGAAAGAAGACACAAAAAATAGGCGCGTGGCTATACTTGCCTGCGCAGCCGAAGGGGAGCATGTGTTTACTCACCACCAAGTCTCTGCTGATAAGGCGGATGGAGATAGTGTGAAATTTGAGATACTTGCCCACTTCACTCTTTTTGAGGGAAAAATTGTGCGCTGTCAGGAACTGACACGGATGATACAAGGGCAAGCGCAAGATGAAGATTTAGGCAGCCGCCATTAA